A stretch of Fusarium poae strain DAOMC 252244 chromosome 2, whole genome shotgun sequence DNA encodes these proteins:
- the INDA1_1 gene encoding Amino-acid permease inda1 (TransMembrane:12 (i70-91o97-117i154-173o179-200i212-235o255-275i296-315o350-375i396-414o420-445i466-488o508-524i)): MASEINPKSEAFDAHDAPRYDEKQGTTEPIQTPKQSWALRNGLTLESFKAHDDYGKGTVELSRDMKPRHLNMIAIGGSIGAGFFVGSGGALQTGGPGSLTIGFLIMGVMIFNVVYALGELAVMYPVSGGFYTYANRFVDPSWGFAMGWNYVMQWAFVLPLELTVCGTVIQYWAPDTSVAIWVSVFLAVIIIVNIFGTLGYAEEEFWAALLKLSATVIFMIVAVVLVCGGGPSNGIYDEYWGARLWHNPGAFQHGFRGFCGVFVTAAFSFSGTELVGLAAAEAKNPAKALPGAIKQVFWRITLFYVVGLLLVGFLVSSTDKRLLNAGNNNPSASPFVIAASNAGLKGYDSFMNVIILVSVLSIGVSCVYGGSRTLVALSQQGYAPKFFSFIDKSGRPLPAVISIIAIGALGYISVNGEGTTVFIWLQALSGLAALFTWGSICLCHIRFRSAWKYHGHTLDEIPFKHVFGVWGSWIGLFIIVIVLIAQFYTAMTNIDGSLGTAEGFFQSYLAMPVVILFYIIGYIWKREGWRKISEIDLDTGRREHDWDTINAYREKLANGPAWKRVWHHLF, translated from the exons ATGGCTTCCGAAATTAACCCCAAATCAGAGGCCTTTGATGCCCATGATGCACCACGATATGACGAGAAGCAGGGCACAACAGAGCCTATTCAAACGCCAAAGCAATCATGGGCCTTACGCAATGGTCTCACTCTCGAATCCTTCAAGGCTCACGATGATTACGGCAAAGGTACCGTCGAGCTTTCGCGGGACATGAAGCCTCGTCATCTTAACATGATTGCTATTGGTGGCAG TATTGGTGCAGGCTTCTTTGTTGGTAGTGGCGGTGCGCTTCAGACTGGAGGCCCTGGCTCGTTGACCATTGGCTTTCTGATCATGGGTGTCATGATCTTCAATGTCGTTTACGCGCTTGGAGAACTCGCTGTCATGTACCCCGTCTCTGGTGGTTTCTATAC CTATGCTAACCGATTCGTGGACCCTTCCTGGGGTTTTGCCATGGGTTGGAATTATGTCATGCAATGGGCTTTCGTTCTTCCTCTTGAACTAACAGTTTGTGGTACCGTCATCCAGTACTGGGCGCCAGACACCAGCGTCGCCATCTGGGTTAGC GTTTTCCTTGCTGTCATCATTATTGTCAACATATTCGGAACTCTTGGATATGCCGAGGAGGAATTCTGGGCTGCTCTCCTTAAACTGTCCGCGACAGTTATCTTCATGATCGTCGCCGTTGTTCTCGTTTGTGGTGGAGGCCCATCAAACGGTATTTACGATGAATATTGGGGTGCACGTCTTTGGCATAATCCCGGTGCTTTCCAGCATGGTTTCAGAGGATTCTGCG GTGTCTTCGTTACTGCAGCTTTTTCCTTCAGTGGAACAGAACTCGTCGGTCtcgctgctgctgaagcCAAGAACCCAGCCAAGGCCCTTCCAGGCGCTATCAAGCAAGTCTTTTGGCGAATCACACTCTTCTACGTCGTTGGTCTTCTCCTCGTCGGCTTCCTTGTGTCTTCAACCGATAAGAGACTTCTCAACGCTGGAAACAACAATCCTAGTGCCTCTCCTTTCGTTATTGCTGCGTCTAACGCTGGACTAAAGGGATACGATTCCTTCATGAACGTTATTATCCTTGTCTCTGTCCTCTCTATCGGTGTTTCCTGTGTCTACGGCGGTAGCCGAACCTTGGTAGCCTTGTCGCAACAGGGTTACGCCCCTAaattcttctctttcatcGACAAATCCGGACGACCTCTTCCCGCCGTTATCTCCATTATCGCAATTGGTGCCCTTGGTTACATCAGTGTCAACGGAGAAGGCACTACTGTTTTCATCTGGTTACAGGCGCTTTCAGGTTTGGCTGCTTTGTTTACCTGGGGTTCTATCTGCCTATGTCATATTCGCTTCCGATCCGCTTGGAAATATCATGGCCACACTCTTGATGAGATCCCCTTTAAGCATGTCTTTGGCGTCTGGGGATCGTGGATTGGTCTCTTCATCATTGTCATTGTTCTTATCGCGCAATTCTATACCGCCATGACTAACATTGATGGATCTCTTGGTACGGCAGAGGGCTTCTTCCAGTCCTACCTGGCTATGCCTGTGGTCATTCTATTCTATATAATCGGATACATCTGGAAGCGGGAGGGGTGGAGGAAGATCAGCGAGATTGACCTCGACACTGGTCGACGAGAGCATGATTGGGACACTATCAATGCTTACCGTGAGAAGCTTGCTAATGGTCCCGCATGGAAGCGTGTGTGGCATCATTTGTTCTAA